GGTTCGCAGCAATGATCGCCTCTTCGTTCGGTTTCATAATACCGCCCACTTTAGGCTTTTTCGTAGCTGCCTCCGGGTAATCAGAGTAGTCGGATACACCAACAATTTCCTTATCCAATCCGATAGCGAACAACGCCTCGGTTTCTGCCGGGGAGACGGAAACGATCTTGTCCGGTGCCTTTTTAAATGTAAATTCCTGTCCTGTTGCATCCTTAACCGTTAGCGGGTAAACCGTTTTGCCCGGAGGCTCTTGTGCGGTCACGGTCTGTCCCGGCTGCTGTGAAGAAGCTTGGCCCTCTTTATTTTCTACATTTTTTCCATTCGCGCCACATGCACTCAGCACAACTGCCAATATCAGCGCCAATAGACCTGTTGTCCATACCTTTATTTTTTTGCCTGCCATGATTTGCACCCCTTCATACAAAAATCGTTAAGAGCGTTACTTGAACATCATCCGATATTTTCCTCATTCCAGCCTTCTTTTCCTATCAAAAACCCCCGCATCCTCATATCAGGATACAGGGGTCACGTTAGCACAGATCGTGCGCAGGCGGGCAGCTTCTTTCCGCATGGACAGTCACTGCGAACACGTCATCCTTTCCTCGAAGGATTATGGTGACAGGCGGACGGGCAGGTATCCTGACTTATGGAAGAGGCATGCCCTGATATTCTTTCACATGCTTGGCGGCACATGTAACAGGGCTAATGAGCATGTTTCCATTTACAGTGGCGGGACCGCGTCGGACTCACACCGACTTCCCTTTTAACAGCGCAATGAAGAAAAGCAAGTTCCCTCACACGGCGCCGACCTCGTCTGCTGGATATTTGATGTAGTGTAGTCAAGCCGTTCTTTTACTTGATGATTATAGGTTAAAAAGAGTTAGCTTACAACCCAAACAGCTGCTTGATTCGCCACAACTACCCTAGTGAAAAAGCAATTTTGCTATACAATTGTGCAGTCCTGCCAGCCTTAACTGAAGCCTAATCGCTTCTCCCGGTTTTGGATTCAGACTCCAAAAATCATGACCTGGTATCAGCATACAAACCAATTGGCGAATTACTCCACCATGCGTGACAACCAAAACAGAGGGCGGTGCAGCATTCGACTCTATTGGCTGAACCTTCAAAGCAATGCGCCACGCAAACAGAGAGTCAAGGAATTCACGCAGACGATTCACAAAATGGACCCAAGACTCTCCTCCAGGCGGGGTGATTCGTTGCGGCTCATCAATCCAAGCGCGATACAACGCCACATCCTTAAGCATGTCATACGTTTTTCCATCCCACTCGCCAAAGTGAAGTTCTCGCAGACGTGGTTCCATCATGGGAGGCATAGCAGATAGGGAACGTTCAGTCGTCAATGCTGACTCCGGCAAAATGATCTGCAAGGTCTGGCGACATCGCATCAAGTCACTGCAATAGATTTGAGCAAAGGACTGGCCCTGCAATTTTTCCCGCAAAGGCTTTAATTCCTGCTCTGCTCCAGACAGCAAACTCAAATCGGCATGTCCCAGATATCGACGTTCCTTATTCCATGAGGTTGTGCCATGACGAACTAGCACGAGCTCCATGTCCCACTGCAGATCTTCTTTAGCATCATTCGGCTCACTATCCTGTTGTGGGTTCGGACTTAGTGCACATTCTCGCACTCTTTTCCCTTCTGTATTTTGTTTCAAAATAATGTCACTCCTCACCGCATCCATCCCAAGGCAAAACACCCCGCAGCTCCCAACAAACACAACCCTACAAACATAGTGGATACGGCGAACATCAGCCGGATGGTATGCCGGATATCCTTCGACTCCAGTGGTCGTATCTCTTCGCCCATATATGCCCGAAAGGAGCGTACGCCGTGATACACGTTGTAGCCACCGAGACGAATCCCCAAGGCACCTGCCACTGCTGATTCGGGGAAGCCGCTGTTCGGGCTTGGGTGCAGACGGGCATCCCGCTTGACTGTGCGCCAGCTTCTTGCAGCATCCAGCCGATACAACCACGCCGCTATCACAAGCATAACTGCTGTCAGGCGAGCCGGAATGTAGTTAGCTACATCGTCCAGACGTGCCGAGGCCCAGCCTAAATGCAGGTACTTTTCATTTTTGTAGCCAACCATTGAGTCGAGCGTATTTACGGCACGATATGCCAGTGCCAAGGGGGCTCCCCCGATCAGGGCATAAAAAAGCGGGGAAATAATGGCGTCCACGATATTTTCAGCGACTGTTTCGACGGTACCGCGTACAATTTCAGGCTCGTCAAGCTGCTGCGTATCCCTCCCGACAATCATGCCTAGCTCCCGACGTGCCACAGTCAGGTCATTCGCCTGCAACGCTCGGTATACGGCCATCCCTGCGTCCTTTAGTCCTTTGGAAGCAATTGTGGTTGCAACCAGAACAATTTCTACGACGACAGACAACCATGGGTGAATCCAGGCAAGCACACACAATAGCCCCCAAGCAAGCCCAAAGGAGCCTCCTGCCACAATGAGTGGAAGCAGTATACCCGCACGTTTCAATCCCCGGTCACTGCGGACCTTACGACGAATCGCTTTTTCCAATGCTGAAATGGCATGTCCCATCCCGATGACTGGATGTGGCAACCATCTCGGATCGCCGATTAGCCTGTCCAGCAAATAGGCTGCCATGATAACCAAGCTAACGATCACGCCGCTCCTCCTCCAACACTTCACTGAGTGCAGACAGCAGCATATTATTGGCTTCGGCGTCCTTGACTGCAATTCGAAAATGGCTCGCCGACAGCCCCGGATACATGGCACAGCTACGTATAAGAATCCCACGTTGTCCAAGCGCCTGCTGAATAGCCGATGAACTCCACGTTCCCGGCGCCCTTGCTAGCACGTAATTGGCTTCGCCGGGAACGACACCGCAGCCCCATTCCGCTAAGGCAGTCAGCAAGCGACTGCGCTCCGTCGCAATCAGTTCCTGTGTGCGGCGCTCATAAGCTTGCCCACTTCTCAGACACGCCTCTCCAGCCAGCAACGCCAATCCATTAACACTCCAGGTCACCTGTTTGGCCGTCATTTGCCGGATATAGTCCGGATGAGCAATCGCATAGCCCAATCGCAAGCCAGGAATGGCATAAAATTTGGTCATCGATCGGATCAAAATCACATGAGGATAGCGATCCAGCACAGGCAATAATGAGACTTGTCGTTCCAGTGGGATAAAATCAATAAAGGCTTCATCCACCACCAGCACGGTACCCGTTCTGCCAGCCGCTTCTGCCAGTTCGTATAGCTCCTGCACGCCATATTGCACACCGTTCGGATTATTCGGTTGCCCAAGGAACAGTACATCTACCTGCTTCATGAGCTGAAGGATGTCCTCCACGTCTGCCTTCCATTGAAGCGAAGCCTTCCCGTATACCCGGTGGATCTCGGCTCCAAATTTGCCAGCCAGCTCGGCATATTCCGAAAAACACGGCTCCACTGTGCCCACACGCTTGGGAGCCAGGCCCAATAGCAGCAGCGCCATGCTTTCAGCAGCGCCGTTACCGATGCTCAGCGACTCCGGTGGAACGTGCAGCCGCCGTGCCAGCATATTTTTAAAGTGGCGGTGTCCAGGGTCTGGATAGCGAATCACCGTGTCCAATGAGCTTCGCAGTGCCTCAAGCACCTCCGGTGGCGGGCCGAGCGGATTAATATTCGCACTAAAATCCACAAAATCCGCCGCAGCTCCGCCAAATGTCGCGGCAGCCGTTTCCCTGTCCCCGCCATGACCGTAAACCTCTATCATTGCCTCATATCCTTTCCGCCCGTTTTCAATCATTTAGCTCCATTATGAGGCTGCTTTTCGCGTCCCGTCAATGCAAATGAGCTTTTGTACATGGCTCACTTGGGTTACAATAGGGGGAGGCACACATAAAATACACAGTTTGTATATACGGAGGAATGGACATGCTGTTCATCGACAACCAGGGCATACACGATCCAGCCATTAATCTTGCTATTGAGGAATACGCGCTCAAGCATTTACCGCTGGACGACAGCTATCTGCTGTTTTACATTAATCAGCCTTCTATTATTATAGGCAAGCATCAAAACACCGTTGAAGAAATCAATGCTGAGTTTGTGAGAGACAACAATATTCAAGTCGTTCGTCGCCTGTCCGGCGGCGGGGCTGTATATCATGATCTCGGTAACTTAAATTTCAGCTTCATTACCAAGGATAACGGGGAGTCCTTTCATAATTTCCTCAAATTTACGCAACCTGTGATTGACGCCCTCCACCAAATGGGAGTAGAAGCCGAAATGACGGGACGCAACGATCTGCAAGTCGGAGAACGTAAAATTTCAGGAAATGCTCAATTTGCCACACGTGGACGTATGTTCAGCCATGGTACATTGATGTTCAACCTGAATCTGGACAATGTGGCTGCATCGCTGCACGCCAATCCCGAAAAATTCAAATCCAAAAGCACAAAATCCGTCCGTAGCCGCGTGGCTAACATCAGCGAACTGATGGACCGTGAGATGACCATAGAACAATTTCGCGAGGAACTGCTGCGGTCCATCTTTGGTTCAGAATTGGATCAGGTGCCTCAATATAAGCTCACCGATGCGGATTGGGCTAAAATCCATGAAATTTCCAAAGAACGCTATCAATCGTGGGATTGGAACTATGGTCTATCCCCTGAGAGCAATATCAAGCACACACGTAAATTCCCGGTCGGTATTATAGATATCCGCATGGATCTGAAGGAAGGCTACATCCGTGATATTAAAATCTACGGGGATTTCTTCGGTGTAGGTGATGTCGCTGATATTGAAAATATCCTGCGTGGCAAGCGTTATGATGAAGGTGAGGTCCGTCAAGCCTTATCCTCTCTCGATTTGAAGCATTACTTTGGTAATATTGAACTGGACGACTTTGTTGGACTTGTATTTCTGGAAGACTAAGCGTTACTTTTTTCCATGGTTTCAAGCCAATACTTCAGTGGTTATAAGGGGACAGGCTCTTATGGGCGTCGTCCCTTTTTCAATGCGATATTGTCATTTTGAATATTATAAGATACAATTTTAATATTGCCCCATGATAGAGATAAAGGAGAGAATACCGATATGTATAAATTAATTGCCATTGATATTGATGATACTCTCATTAATGACCAGAAAGAAGTTACTCCAGCGACACAACAGGCATTGGAAGCTGCTGTAGCTAAAGGTGTGGTGGTTACTCTCGCTACTGGACGAGCTTATGCCTCCGCGCACAAAATTGCACGCCAAACGGGGTTGAACGTACCGATCATTACGTACCAAGGAGCTTTGGTTAAAAACCTGCTGGACGAAAACGTGCTGTATGAGCGTTATGTTCCACTCGTAGCTGCACGTCGTCTGTATGAATTCTGCGTGGAACGCAATCTGCATTTGCAAACGTATATAGATGACAAATTGTACACTCGTGAAGATAATCAAAAAATTAAAGATTACACCGAGCTGAACAACACGGAATATTTTGTAGAGCCTGTGTTCAGTAAAGTTATAGAGCAACCAGCTCCTAAATTGCTGATTATCGACGAGCCGGAAGTGTTGGACGAATTAATTCCCGAACTTCGCGAATTGCTTGGCAGTGAAGTGCATATTACAAAATCCAAGCCTCATTTCCTGGAAATTATGCATCATGAAGGCACCAAGGGCCACGCTCTTGCCTTCCTTGCAAACCATTTTGGCTGTGATCTGTCGGAGACCATTGCGATCGGCGACTCTTGGAATGACCATGAAATGCTGGAATGTGCCGGTCTTGGCATAGCGATGGAGAATGCGATTCCTGATTTAAAAAAGCTGGCTGATTACATTACTCGCAGTAATAACGAAGACGGTGTAAAGCATGCCATCGACAAATTTGTACTCAATATTGAATAAGCAGAAACTGACTGTACCCATAATACTTAAATAAAGTATTACAACAACAAAGCCTCCAAACGCCGCATGTTTAGTAATATACGGCAGTTTGGAGGCTTTTTCTATCATATTACATCATATTCTAACAACTTCGAAATATCAGGCAGCAGAGCGTACTTTGCGTCTGTTCACCAGACGGATGATTCCGTTATTCATACACATCAACCCGGTCACAATGAGCAGCACCCCTGCCAGCATCCACCAGCTTACATGTTCTCCATACAAAAAAGCACCCAGGCCTACAGCAATTGGTGGTGAAATGTAGAGCCATGTGGTCGGAAACAATGGATTCGTACGCGCCATAAGCCAGTAAAATAGTGTTTGCGCAATCATGGAGCCAAACAGGATCAAATAAAACAGAGAGCCTATGGCAGGCAGCAGATTCCATCCCTCAGAATTCCAAGGCTCAGTGAAAGCCGACAGTACTAGCAGCATCCAACCACCATGGAACATTTGAGCTGCATTTAAGGCAATCGGATTCGTATCACGAAATGCATCCATAACTCGCTTGGAATACAGGGCTCCACCCGAATAGCATAGCTCACCCAGCAAAATGGCTATGCAACCTGCCAACCACAGGCCGCTGATTTGAACCGCTAAGCCGGGCAATACCACCAGCACGACCCCGAGAAAGCTGATTATACAGCCCATGAGCGTAATTCTCGTCGTTTTTTGCCGCAGTATTGCAGACTGCATCAGTACAATCATCATCGGTCCGGTGGCTGACAAAATAGCGCCGATCCCCGAGCTGACATATTGCTCTGCCCAATACAGTGTTGAGAATGTGCCGAAGGTCGTTCCCGTGCCAATCAGCAGCATTTCCTTACGCCATAACAACGACCACCGAACCTTTCCCGACAGCCTCATCGCAATAAACAAGATCGCCCCTGCTGTCATAAAACGTGCTCCTGCCGATAAGAACGGCGGAAGTCCGGCCTCCACTCCCACTTTGATAGCCAAAAATGTGGTGCCAAAAATAAGACACATAACTGTAAAGGCGATGCCAATCATGATACTTCCCTCTCCCTTCTGTTACTCACAAGCATACAAGGAGACATACAGAACAGATGGGCAACCACAGAACAGTTGTATACGTTTTTGAAGTGCTGTATAGTACAATACACACAAAGGAGCGTGGACAGCATGGGCAAGGTTAACAGCGAATTATTGTTTTCAACAGAAAATAACTCGGCCGATCCGAGCTTAAAGCTGTATGAGCAGGTCGTCCATTACGTAAATGTGCGGATTGAGCGCGGGGACTGGCCAGCAGACGTTAAATTGCCGTCGGTGCGAAGTCTGGCTCAGGAGCTGGGTGTGCATCGGTTAACCGTATTCCGGGCATATCAGGAGTTAAAGCAACAAGGACGCATCTATGTAAAAGATAAATCGGGATATTACGCTCATGCTTCCCATGCAGCAGAATTGGGAATATGTACTGCCTATTCGGAACGATCATCCACAAAGCGGATCTTCCAATCGGAATCCACTTACATGGCAGACGACCCGTCTGTTTCCGTCTGGAGGGGGCTGGATGGACTCACCCAGGTTCATGCCGTGAACGCAGACTTCCAATTTTCCAAGGCCCTGATTGATCCCTCTCTCCTGCCTAACCGATACTGGAGAGAATTAATGATGCAGGTGTTTGAAAAGCATCCAAAAATCGCAGCTACCTATTCTTCTGTACAAGGAGACGCTGAGCTTCGTGATGCCATGGCGCAGCATTTTAGCACAGATAAGCATTTTGCAGTATCAACGGACGAAGTACTGATTACCTCCGGCGCACAGCAAGCCATCGATTTGGTTTCCCGATCTCTGATCCGTACAGGAGACCGTGTATTAATCGAACGTCCGGTCTATGGTCCCGCCATGGAAATATTCCGTAGACAAGGCGCCCGCCTAACTGTAACTGATATACGGCCAGAAGGTTATGATATGGATCAGATTGAATGGTGCCTGAAAACGGAAAAACCGCGTCTCTTTTATGTGAATCCGACCTTTCACAATCCGACCGGCTTTACGATCCCCGATGAGCAGCGCAAACGTCTGCCCGAACTGGCCGAGCGCTACGGCTGTCTTATTGTCGAGGATGACAGCACCTATGATATCAGCTTTGGGCAAAAGCCGCCTTCTCCGATTTTCTCCTATGATATCTCGGGGAGCGTCGTCTATATTCGCAGCTACAGCAAATATGTCGCACCCGGTCTGCGAATCGCAGCCGTAACCTGTAGGCCTCAGCTCATGGACAGTCTACTGAGCGTCAAAGCGCTAGTGGACAACGGATCGCCGCTGCTGAATCAAAAGCTGTTTTTACAATACTTTCAATCCCCACGTATGCAGCAGCATATTAAAAAGCTATGTATTGCGCTCCAGATTCGTAAGGAAACGATGGAGACCAGTCTCCGCGATTCCGGCTGGACATGGACCAGCCCGGCGGGAGGACTCAACCTGTGGCTCCAGCTACCTTCTACGATACAACCTAATGAGCTGCTTGCCAAAAGTATACAAGAGTCCGTTTCCTTTGTCCCAGGCAATGTATTTGATCCCATCGGTGCAGAGGGTAAAACGCATATACGGTTGTCCTATTCTTACGCCAATGAGCTGCAAATTAAAGAAGGGATCTCCACACTTCTACGCATCAGTCGAACGATGTAAAGGTAAAACCATCGTTATTCTAACGGCAAACTCATGCCTGTATGTGCCAAACTGATCCCTTCCAGCAACCCGTAGTTGTATGTGATATCCACATCATGGGACATATGTGTAAACACCGTGCTTCCGGGCTTCAGTCTTCCTACAAGTTCCTGAGCCTCCAGCATGTCATATACTGAGCGGGTGGTATACTCCGCTTCCTCATGGTAAAAGCTCGTCCCCAGCACGAGTAAATTCAGATTATGTAAAGGTAAAATTTCCGCCTCATTCAGTCCAATCGAATCCGAACAGTAGGCCCATGAGAAGCCGTCTTTTTCCAAACGATATGCGTAAGCATATCCGTTCTTCCCGTGATTCACACGCCATCCTCGGATGTTCCACCCGCCAAGTTGGACTCCCTGATCTACTGGAATAAGATCCAGGTTTCCAGGGAGCCAGGAAAATTGACGTAAGATCGTGTCGATCACTTCCTGTGGAGCGAACAAGCGCCCTCTATTACCGGTCCAGCGACAGGCATCCGCCCATTCTGGCAATCCTCCAATATGATCAAAATGTGCATGTGTCACGAGGATCGTAGGGATAAAACGCAAACTGCGCAATTCTAACTGTCTACGCCAGTCGGGGCCACAATCAATCATAAAATCCTCTGTCTCGCTTTCGATCAGCACAGACGATCTCAACCTTACATTCGTTCCTATCGTGCGGGCCTCTGTGCACACGAGACAATCACAATATACACGCGGAACCCCCATTGCATCCCCTGTGCCAAGAAAAATAAGCCGATTCATGATTTAACTCCTATCTATCTGGGTGTTTTTACTCCTATTATAACGAACATATCAAGCCTGCGTAAATCACCCCAGCGACCAACGACAAAAGGAGCATGTCCAAAGCCGTAAAACAGGCCAGACACCCCCCTTATATGTGATCTTT
This window of the Paenibacillus polymyxa genome carries:
- a CDS encoding MBL fold metallo-hydrolase, translating into MNRLIFLGTGDAMGVPRVYCDCLVCTEARTIGTNVRLRSSVLIESETEDFMIDCGPDWRRQLELRSLRFIPTILVTHAHFDHIGGLPEWADACRWTGNRGRLFAPQEVIDTILRQFSWLPGNLDLIPVDQGVQLGGWNIRGWRVNHGKNGYAYAYRLEKDGFSWAYCSDSIGLNEAEILPLHNLNLLVLGTSFYHEEAEYTTRSVYDMLEAQELVGRLKPGSTVFTHMSHDVDITYNYGLLEGISLAHTGMSLPLE
- the cobD gene encoding threonine-phosphate decarboxylase CobD; translation: MIEVYGHGGDRETAAATFGGAAADFVDFSANINPLGPPPEVLEALRSSLDTVIRYPDPGHRHFKNMLARRLHVPPESLSIGNGAAESMALLLLGLAPKRVGTVEPCFSEYAELAGKFGAEIHRVYGKASLQWKADVEDILQLMKQVDVLFLGQPNNPNGVQYGVQELYELAEAAGRTGTVLVVDEAFIDFIPLERQVSLLPVLDRYPHVILIRSMTKFYAIPGLRLGYAIAHPDYIRQMTAKQVTWSVNGLALLAGEACLRSGQAYERRTQELIATERSRLLTALAEWGCGVVPGEANYVLARAPGTWSSSAIQQALGQRGILIRSCAMYPGLSASHFRIAVKDAEANNMLLSALSEVLEEERRDR
- a CDS encoding histidine phosphatase family protein, which codes for MKQNTEGKRVRECALSPNPQQDSEPNDAKEDLQWDMELVLVRHGTTSWNKERRYLGHADLSLLSGAEQELKPLREKLQGQSFAQIYCSDLMRCRQTLQIILPESALTTERSLSAMPPMMEPRLRELHFGEWDGKTYDMLKDVALYRAWIDEPQRITPPGGESWVHFVNRLREFLDSLFAWRIALKVQPIESNAAPPSVLVVTHGGVIRQLVCMLIPGHDFWSLNPKPGEAIRLQLRLAGLHNCIAKLLFH
- a CDS encoding Cof-type HAD-IIB family hydrolase; its protein translation is MYKLIAIDIDDTLINDQKEVTPATQQALEAAVAKGVVVTLATGRAYASAHKIARQTGLNVPIITYQGALVKNLLDENVLYERYVPLVAARRLYEFCVERNLHLQTYIDDKLYTREDNQKIKDYTELNNTEYFVEPVFSKVIEQPAPKLLIIDEPEVLDELIPELRELLGSEVHITKSKPHFLEIMHHEGTKGHALAFLANHFGCDLSETIAIGDSWNDHEMLECAGLGIAMENAIPDLKKLADYITRSNNEDGVKHAIDKFVLNIE
- a CDS encoding DMT family transporter; the protein is MIGIAFTVMCLIFGTTFLAIKVGVEAGLPPFLSAGARFMTAGAILFIAMRLSGKVRWSLLWRKEMLLIGTGTTFGTFSTLYWAEQYVSSGIGAILSATGPMMIVLMQSAILRQKTTRITLMGCIISFLGVVLVVLPGLAVQISGLWLAGCIAILLGELCYSGGALYSKRVMDAFRDTNPIALNAAQMFHGGWMLLVLSAFTEPWNSEGWNLLPAIGSLFYLILFGSMIAQTLFYWLMARTNPLFPTTWLYISPPIAVGLGAFLYGEHVSWWMLAGVLLIVTGLMCMNNGIIRLVNRRKVRSAA
- a CDS encoding lipoate--protein ligase produces the protein MLFIDNQGIHDPAINLAIEEYALKHLPLDDSYLLFYINQPSIIIGKHQNTVEEINAEFVRDNNIQVVRRLSGGGAVYHDLGNLNFSFITKDNGESFHNFLKFTQPVIDALHQMGVEAEMTGRNDLQVGERKISGNAQFATRGRMFSHGTLMFNLNLDNVAASLHANPEKFKSKSTKSVRSRVANISELMDREMTIEQFREELLRSIFGSELDQVPQYKLTDADWAKIHEISKERYQSWDWNYGLSPESNIKHTRKFPVGIIDIRMDLKEGYIRDIKIYGDFFGVGDVADIENILRGKRYDEGEVRQALSSLDLKHYFGNIELDDFVGLVFLED
- the cbiB gene encoding adenosylcobinamide-phosphate synthase CbiB, translating into MIVSLVIMAAYLLDRLIGDPRWLPHPVIGMGHAISALEKAIRRKVRSDRGLKRAGILLPLIVAGGSFGLAWGLLCVLAWIHPWLSVVVEIVLVATTIASKGLKDAGMAVYRALQANDLTVARRELGMIVGRDTQQLDEPEIVRGTVETVAENIVDAIISPLFYALIGGAPLALAYRAVNTLDSMVGYKNEKYLHLGWASARLDDVANYIPARLTAVMLVIAAWLYRLDAARSWRTVKRDARLHPSPNSGFPESAVAGALGIRLGGYNVYHGVRSFRAYMGEEIRPLESKDIRHTIRLMFAVSTMFVGLCLLGAAGCFALGWMR
- a CDS encoding PLP-dependent aminotransferase family protein: MGKVNSELLFSTENNSADPSLKLYEQVVHYVNVRIERGDWPADVKLPSVRSLAQELGVHRLTVFRAYQELKQQGRIYVKDKSGYYAHASHAAELGICTAYSERSSTKRIFQSESTYMADDPSVSVWRGLDGLTQVHAVNADFQFSKALIDPSLLPNRYWRELMMQVFEKHPKIAATYSSVQGDAELRDAMAQHFSTDKHFAVSTDEVLITSGAQQAIDLVSRSLIRTGDRVLIERPVYGPAMEIFRRQGARLTVTDIRPEGYDMDQIEWCLKTEKPRLFYVNPTFHNPTGFTIPDEQRKRLPELAERYGCLIVEDDSTYDISFGQKPPSPIFSYDISGSVVYIRSYSKYVAPGLRIAAVTCRPQLMDSLLSVKALVDNGSPLLNQKLFLQYFQSPRMQQHIKKLCIALQIRKETMETSLRDSGWTWTSPAGGLNLWLQLPSTIQPNELLAKSIQESVSFVPGNVFDPIGAEGKTHIRLSYSYANELQIKEGISTLLRISRTM